A window of the Brassica oleracea var. oleracea cultivar TO1000 chromosome C1, BOL, whole genome shotgun sequence genome harbors these coding sequences:
- the LOC106341313 gene encoding B3 domain-containing protein At5g25470-like produces the protein MLPESENRENLSNPSFIKSLSIGQNWKSKSMRIFPEEFVRSAGEAFVHRVVPSVLWNNSWQCWLRQDKDGLYMVEEDWDEFLDDNLLDTDDTLLFTHQDTMYFQVRIFKKDGNEITSVPLEGEPATHPFHQETTPAYASANGGTSSRARKGYAHVENPKRYLLNPRNPYFEKTLTKTNIVLYVNTWVIEEYDLEFSPPNTHMYFLLPDGEKLDGYTKDYGGSHSFLGWAAVCERCNLRTGDTVVCELELSGRVVSAVRVHLLDE, from the exons ATGTTGCCCGAGAGTGAGAACCGAGAAAATCTGAGCAACCCCAGCTTCATTAAGTCTTTGTCTATTGGACAAAACTGGAAATCTAAATCCATG AGGATTTTTCCGGAAGAGTTTGTGAGAAGCGCTGGTGAGGCTTTTGTACACAGGGTGGTGCCTAGTGTTCTCTGGAACAATTCCTGGCAATGTTGGCTCCGGCAAGACAAGGATGGTTTGTATATGGTCGAAGAAGATTGGGATGAGTTTTTGGATGACAACCTTTTAGATACAGATGATACCTTGCTTTTCACACACCAAGACACAATGTATTTTCAAGTGAGAATCTTCAAGAAAGATGGGAACGAGATCACTTCAGTACCTCTTGAAGGTGAACCTGCGACTCACCCATTTCACCAGGAGACAACCCCTGCCTATGCCTCTG CAAATGGAGGAACAAGTAGCCGAGCAAGAAAGGGTTATGCTCATGTCGAAAACCCTAAGCGATACCTCTTAAATCCGAGAAACCCTTACTTCGAGAAGACGCTAACGAAGACGAACATAGTCCTG TATGTGAATACGTGGGTGATCGAGGAGTATGACTTAGAGTTTAGTCCTCCTAATACCCACATGTACTTCCTTCTTCCCGATGGAGAAAAACTCGATGGCTACACCAAGGATTACGGCGGTTCACATAGTTTCCTTGGCTGGGCAGCTGTATGTGAAAGGTGCAACTTGAGAACAGGAGACACTGTGGTTTGTGAACTTGAACTCTCAGGACGAGTGGTTTCCGCTGTTAGAGTGCATTTACTCGATGAATGA
- the LOC106315820 gene encoding uncharacterized protein LOC106315820, whose protein sequence is MNFLLRSASSATHRPPVSEPPPPPQPPPEATLERAEEPFLQYPSLEDHIDGSGDDHGSGESNANTGGSGVERFSDVSEEEGWISIPYQEIPDNWSESVDIQSLRSLDRSFVFPGEQIQIFACLSDSKADTEIITTFKVAEVMSRTVNRKASHKQNGDISDGESYESIPLGDPDGHFAAQNGNSPGKESVDSQKDGESILRKEDHKRRTEDLLSRFQKSHFFVRIAESGEPLWSKKSSMAADTEEGDGKRPCVSAFVDRGEFDPDVAGGVARSRAKCCALPNGDIVVSLQVYIVDCPKEPIIEILQFEKHQDRDPLSDSDHEHKDPYGNLLKWLIPLDNNISQQPRSLPPPISSSPGLSSSAHKPAISSVSGSQLFSFGHFRSYSMSSLPPNTAPVTGPVKTQSSKPSFDIEDWDIYSAQTLRNGQKRGTEELLSFRGVPLEWDRFSVRCGLEGICIPGRRWRRKLKIIQPIEINSFAADCNTDDLLCVQIKNVAPTHTPDIVIYVDAITIVFEEAGKSASPSSVPIACIEAGNEHSLPNLTLRKGEEHSFIVRPAFSVGSNVKPSAARKELKSSSLSLPSVNFERKGSGFSGDQYAFMVSCRCNYTESRLFFKQRTKWRPRASKDLMISVASEMSGEPCGPHGRASHLPVQILTLQASNLTPEDLSLTVLAPASFTSPPSVVSLNSTPTSPVSPFPGFSEFTEMVQSEKRNTTTRRKVQPLPSMPLETTRTETTTNDEMNSASSNNPSDVVPKSGLGCTHLWLQSRVPLGCVPSKSTATIKLELLPLTDGIITLDTLQVHVKEKGRRYIPDQSLKINATSSISSGMF, encoded by the exons ATGAATTTCTTGCTCCGATCTGCTTCCTCCGCTACTCACCGCCCCCCGGTGAGCGAACCACCACCACCGCCTCAACCTCCGCCTGAAGCAACTTTGGAAAGAGCCGAAGAGCCTTTCCTACAATATCCATCCCTCGAGGATCATATAGATGGATCTGGAGACGACCATGGAAGTGGAGAGTCAAATGCAAACACCGGTGGCTCTGGTGTTGAGCGGTTCTCAGATGTATCTGAGGAAGAAGGATGGATCTCAATTCCATATC AGGAGATCCCTGACAACTGGTCTGAGTCAGTTGATATTCAGTCACTACGGTCCCTAGATCGCTCCTTTGTGTTTCCTG GGGAACAGATTCAAATCTTTGCATGCTTATCCGACAGTAAAGCAGACACAGAGATCATCACTACTTTCAAAGTTGCCGAGGTGATGAGCAGAACTGTAAACAGAAAAGCCTCTCACAAACAAAACGGAGATATCTCTGACGGGGAGAGTTACGAGAGTATACCATTAGGGGACCCTGACGGCCATTTCGCAGCTCAGAATGGGAACAGTCCTGGTAAAGAGAGTGTTGATTCACAAAAAGATGGTGAATCCATCTTGAGGAAGGAAGATCACAAGAGACGGACGGAAGACTTGCTTTCCAGGTTTCAGAAGTCTCATTTCTTCGTTAGGATTGCAGAGTCTGGCGAGCCTCTTTGGTCAAAGAAAAGCTCTATGGCTGCAGATACGGAGGAGGGAGATGGAAAGAGACCTTGTGTTAGTGCTTTTGTGGATAGAGGGGAGTTTGATCCTGATGTTGCTGGAGGTGTAGCTAGGAGTAGAGCAAAATGCTGCGCCTTACCCAATGGAGACATAGTG GTCTCTTTACAAGTTTACATCGTTGACTGTCCCAAAGAACCAATCATTGAGATACTACAGTTTGAGAAGCATCAGGACAGGGACCCACTTTCTGACTCGGATCATGAACACAAGGATCCATATGGGAATCTTCTAAAATGGTTGATACCATTGGATAACAATATTTCTCAGCAACCACGTTCTTTGCCACCTCCTATAAGCTCTAGCCCAGGTCTCAGCAGCAGTGCACACAAGCCAGCAATCTCTTCCGTCTCAGGCTCTCAGCTCTTCTCGTTCGGCCATTTTAGAAGCTACTCCATGTCTTCTCTGCCGCCGAACACTGCACCGGTTACCGGACCCGTGAAAACACAGAGCTCTAAACCATCGTTTGACATTGAAGACTGGGACATTTATTCAGCTCAAACGTTAAGAAACGGTCAGAAGCGTGGGACTGAAGAGCTCTTATCTTTCCGGGGTGTTCCCTTGGAGTGGGATAGGTTCTCTGTTCGTTGCGGACTCGAAGGTATATGCATTCCCGGCAGGAGGTGGAGGAGGAAACTCAAAATCATTCAGCCTATTGAGATCAATTCTTTTGCAGCTGACTGCAATACAGATGACCTTCTCTGCGTTCAGATTAAGAATGTTGCTCCTACACACACTCCAGATATTGTAATATACGTTGACGCAATAACGATTGTTTTTGAAGAGGCGGGGAAAAGTGCTTCTCCTTCTTCAGTGCCAATCGCATGTATTGAAGCTGGAAACGAGCATAGTTTGCCGAATTTGACTCTCAG GAAAGGTGAGGAGCACTCATTCATCGTGAGGCCTGCCTTTTCTGTTGGGAGTAATGTCAAACCCTCTGCTGCAAGAAAAGAACTCAAATCATCGAGTTTGTCTCTTCCGTCTGTAAATTTTGAAAGAAAAGGGAGCGGTTTTAGTGGGGATCAGTATGCGTTTATGGTGTCATGTCGATGCAACTACACAG AATCAAGGCTGTTTTTCAAACAGCGGACAAAGTGGAGACCTCGAGCTTCGAAGGACCTGATGATCTCTGTTGCGTCTGAAATGTCAGGAGAGCCTTGTGGCCCTCATGGGAGAGCCTCCCACCTACCTGTTCAG ATATTAACTCTTCAGGCATCAAATCTAACACCTGAAGATCTGTCATTAACGGTTCTCGCTCCAGCATCATTCACATCGCCTCCGTCTGTGGTGTCCCTAAATTCCACGCCTACCTCTCCTGTAAGCCCATTCCCAGGGTTCTCTGAGTTCACAGAGATGGTACAAAGCGAGAAACGCAACACAACAACAAGGCGTAAAGTGCAACCGTTACCCTCAATGCCACTGGAGACGACAAGGACAGAGACTACAACAAATGACGAAATGAACTCTGCTTCTTCCAACAACCCTTCAGATGTTGTTCCAAAGAGCGGCTTAGGGTGTACACATCTCTGGCTACAAAGTCGAGTTCCCTTGGG ATGCGTTCCTTCGAAATCTACAGCGACGATCAAGCTAGAGCTTCTCCCTTTGACTGACGGCATAATCACTCTTGACACTCTCCAAGTCCACGTCAAGGAGAAAG GTCGTAGGTACATACCGGATCAGTCACTGAAGATAAACGCAACGTCAAGCATTTCCTCTGGAATGTTTTAG
- the LOC106322872 gene encoding protein TIFY 6B-like isoform X1, with the protein MERDFLGLGSKNSPITVKEETSESSRDSAPSRGMKWSFPNKACATSSPQFLAFRPSQENRHRNLGNYHLPHSGSFMPSSVADVYDSSNRSTPYSSVQGVRMFPSSKQHEEAISVSMSRPGLQSHYAPGGTSFINNSVNSQPLVGVPIMAPPVSVLPPPGSIVGTTDIRCSSKPSGSSPAQLTIFYAGSVCVYNDISPEKAKAIMLLAGNGSPMPQAFSPPQTHQQVVHHARASVDSSAMPPSFMPTVSYLSPEAGSSSNGFGAAKAARGFTTTYHNNQTNASNINSSVVASCSANVPQTAVALPQARKASIARFLEKRKERVTSLSPYCLDKKSSTDCRTPMSECISSSLSSAT; encoded by the exons ATGGAGAGAGATTTTCTCGGGCTGGGTTCAAAAAATTCACCGATCACTGTGAAGGAGGAAACCAGTGAAAGCTCCAGAGATTCAG CCCCGAGTAGAGGAATGAAGTGGTCATTCCCAAACAAAGCCTGTGCTACCTCTTCTCCTCAGTTTCTAGCTTTCAGGCCATCCCAAGAAAACAGACATAGAAACCTTGGAAACTATCATCTGCCACACTCTGGTTCCTTCATGCCATCATCCGTAGCTGATGTTTATGATTCCTCCAACCGGAGCACTCCTTACAGTTCTGTCCAG GGAGTTAGGATGTTCCCTAGTTCAAAACAACATGAAGAAGCTATCTCAGTTTCAATGTCTAGGCCGGGTCTCCAGTCTCATTATGCACCAGGAGGAACAAGCTTCATCAACAATAGCGTAAACTCGCAACCTTTGGTAGGAGTTCCTATCATGGCACCTCCAGTATCAGTCCTTCCTCCTCCAGGTTCCATTGTTGGGACAACTGATATTAG ATGTTCTTCCAAGCCATCAGGATCATCACCTGCTCAGTTGACCATCTTTTATGCCGGTTCAGTTTGTGTTTATAATGACATATCTCCTGAAAAG GCCAAGGCAATAATGTTACTTGCTGGAAACGGTTCCCCTATGCCACAAGCCTTTTCACCACCACAAACTCATCAACAAGTGGTCCACCATGCTCGTGCCTCCGTTGATTCGTCAGCTATGCCTCCTAGCTTCATGCCTACAGTCTCTTATCTTAGCCCTGAAGCTGGAAGTAGCTCAAATGGGTTCGGAGCAGCTAAAGCAGCAAGAGGCTTTACAACAACATACCACAACAACCAAACTAACGCATCCAATATCAATTCTTCAGTGGTAGCTTCTTGTTCTGCCAATGTACCTCAAACAG CAGTGGCTTTACCTCAGGCTAGGAAAGCATCTATAGCTAGATTCTTAGAGAAACGCAAAGAAAG GGTCACAAGCCTATCGCCATATTGCTTAGACAAGAAGTCATCAACAGATTGTCGCACACCAATGTCTGAATGCATAAGTTCTTCTCTCAGCTCTGCAACCTAA
- the LOC106322872 gene encoding protein TIFY 6B-like isoform X2 has protein sequence MERDFLGLGSKNSPITVKEETSESSRDSAPSRGMKWSFPNKACATSSPQFLAFRPSQENRHRNLGNYHLPHSGSFMPSSVADVYDSSNRSTPYSSVQGVRMFPSSKQHEEAISVSMSRPGLQSHYAPGGTSFINNSVNSQPLVGVPIMAPPVSVLPPPGSIVGTTDIRCSSKPSGSSPAQLTIFYAGSVCVYNDISPEKAKAIMLLAGNGSPMPQAFSPPQTHQQVVHHARASVDSSAMPPSFMPTVSYLSPEAGSSSNGFGAAKAARGFTTTYHNNQTNASNINSSVVASCSANVPQTVALPQARKASIARFLEKRKERVTSLSPYCLDKKSSTDCRTPMSECISSSLSSAT, from the exons ATGGAGAGAGATTTTCTCGGGCTGGGTTCAAAAAATTCACCGATCACTGTGAAGGAGGAAACCAGTGAAAGCTCCAGAGATTCAG CCCCGAGTAGAGGAATGAAGTGGTCATTCCCAAACAAAGCCTGTGCTACCTCTTCTCCTCAGTTTCTAGCTTTCAGGCCATCCCAAGAAAACAGACATAGAAACCTTGGAAACTATCATCTGCCACACTCTGGTTCCTTCATGCCATCATCCGTAGCTGATGTTTATGATTCCTCCAACCGGAGCACTCCTTACAGTTCTGTCCAG GGAGTTAGGATGTTCCCTAGTTCAAAACAACATGAAGAAGCTATCTCAGTTTCAATGTCTAGGCCGGGTCTCCAGTCTCATTATGCACCAGGAGGAACAAGCTTCATCAACAATAGCGTAAACTCGCAACCTTTGGTAGGAGTTCCTATCATGGCACCTCCAGTATCAGTCCTTCCTCCTCCAGGTTCCATTGTTGGGACAACTGATATTAG ATGTTCTTCCAAGCCATCAGGATCATCACCTGCTCAGTTGACCATCTTTTATGCCGGTTCAGTTTGTGTTTATAATGACATATCTCCTGAAAAG GCCAAGGCAATAATGTTACTTGCTGGAAACGGTTCCCCTATGCCACAAGCCTTTTCACCACCACAAACTCATCAACAAGTGGTCCACCATGCTCGTGCCTCCGTTGATTCGTCAGCTATGCCTCCTAGCTTCATGCCTACAGTCTCTTATCTTAGCCCTGAAGCTGGAAGTAGCTCAAATGGGTTCGGAGCAGCTAAAGCAGCAAGAGGCTTTACAACAACATACCACAACAACCAAACTAACGCATCCAATATCAATTCTTCAGTGGTAGCTTCTTGTTCTGCCAATGTACCTCAAACAG TGGCTTTACCTCAGGCTAGGAAAGCATCTATAGCTAGATTCTTAGAGAAACGCAAAGAAAG GGTCACAAGCCTATCGCCATATTGCTTAGACAAGAAGTCATCAACAGATTGTCGCACACCAATGTCTGAATGCATAAGTTCTTCTCTCAGCTCTGCAACCTAA
- the LOC106338550 gene encoding RING finger protein 165-like — translation MGLFFGYCTVEIAVDICILHRKRWGRDLPKRKRKKLRRFMGQSDFAHFEIWKKMEDSRKGKDEDEEDCPICLEHLNGGFGYIRLRNCMHKFHSRCIDKWLFKCARCPLCRSLACRNNYL, via the coding sequence ATGGGACTCTTTTTCGGCTACTGCACCGTTGAGATAGCAGTAGACATTTGTATCCTTCACCGTAAGAGATGGGGAAGGGATTTACCAAAACGTAAACGAAAGAAGCTGAGAAGATTCATGGGCCAAAGTGATTTTGCGCACTTTGAAATCTGGAAAAAGATGGAGGATTCAAGGAAAGGTAAAGATGAAGATGAAGAAGACTGCCCTATTTGTCTCGAACATCTCAACGGAGGTTTTGGTTATATTAGGCTTAGAAATTGCATGCACAAATTTCACTCTCGTTGCATCGATAAATGGCTTTTTAAGTGTGCTCGCTGTCCTCTATGTCGTTCTCTTGCATGCCGTAACAACTACCTATGA